One region of Halohasta litchfieldiae genomic DNA includes:
- a CDS encoding ISH3-like element ISHla1 family transposase: MSKTKQADGEIHEDQLLNFLVNRLDEEVSLSLANNAEITAEDIYEVLVGACADGTSVSTLCASSQNSPAGNTVLYHLRTKFEPERLERVANTLLRKDLDELLPEQVEVCADLHLRPYYGDEDDTDGLYHSVAKRGTTAFHAYATLYARVKNKRYTLAVRRLKDGDTASSVLAEFFGVLDGLDAGVKAVYLDRGFYDSKCLTLLQAHNYAYVIPIIRWGEAIQQELSEGWSRVIQHDLTGKLDGHSWTVDFPVYIDCTYLNGKYDENGVARHGYAADAPFIDSPRDARYHYSKRFGIESSYRLFEQAIATTTTRDPTVRLLYVVVSLLLQNVWRYLHYEYVATPRRGGRRLWWWPYKEFVNMIRRAAWTALAVRRAVPANRPPDDRFHR, from the coding sequence GTGTCTAAAACCAAACAAGCAGACGGTGAGATCCACGAGGACCAGCTTCTTAACTTTCTCGTCAACCGCCTTGACGAGGAAGTTTCGCTCTCGTTAGCCAATAACGCTGAAATCACTGCTGAAGACATCTATGAGGTCCTCGTCGGCGCTTGCGCCGACGGGACCTCTGTCTCTACGCTCTGTGCGTCGAGCCAGAACTCACCCGCTGGGAACACGGTCCTCTACCATCTTCGGACGAAGTTCGAGCCGGAACGGCTCGAACGAGTCGCTAACACGCTCCTGCGAAAGGATCTCGATGAATTGCTCCCCGAACAGGTGGAGGTCTGCGCAGACCTCCACCTGCGGCCCTACTACGGTGACGAAGACGACACAGACGGCCTCTATCACTCGGTAGCGAAGCGTGGAACCACTGCGTTCCACGCCTATGCCACACTCTACGCGCGTGTGAAGAACAAACGCTACACGCTGGCGGTACGCCGTCTCAAAGACGGCGATACCGCAAGTAGTGTCCTCGCTGAGTTCTTCGGTGTCCTCGACGGCCTTGACGCCGGGGTCAAGGCCGTCTACCTTGATCGCGGATTCTACGACAGTAAGTGTCTCACGCTGCTTCAGGCGCACAATTACGCGTACGTGATCCCGATCATCCGGTGGGGTGAGGCGATTCAGCAAGAGCTCTCGGAAGGATGGAGTCGCGTCATTCAGCATGATCTGACGGGGAAACTCGACGGTCACAGCTGGACCGTCGATTTTCCCGTCTACATCGACTGTACGTACCTAAATGGGAAGTATGACGAGAACGGTGTGGCGCGTCACGGCTACGCCGCTGACGCGCCGTTCATCGACTCACCACGGGACGCTCGATACCACTACTCGAAACGCTTCGGTATCGAGTCAAGCTATCGCTTGTTTGAGCAAGCGATAGCGACAACGACAACACGAGATCCAACGGTACGGCTGCTGTACGTGGTGGTGAGTCTCCTCTTACAGAACGTCTGGCGGTACCTTCACTACGAGTATGTGGCGACGCCCCGCCGAGGCGGGCGTCGCCTCTGGTGGTGGCCGTACAAGGAGTTCGTCAATATGATTCGACGAGCTGCGTGGACGGCCCTCGCGGTGCGTCGGGCCGTCCCCGCGAATCGGCCACCTGACGACCGATTCCACCGCTAA
- a CDS encoding YhbY family RNA-binding protein, with protein MVDHELRKEAHDLDVTVWVGKSGINSVIDELHDQLQSRKLVKVKFLRAARGSQETDELAEELAEMVNAELVETRGNTAVLT; from the coding sequence ATGGTAGACCACGAGCTCCGCAAGGAGGCCCACGATCTCGACGTCACCGTCTGGGTCGGCAAGAGCGGTATCAACTCAGTAATAGATGAGCTTCACGACCAGCTCCAGAGTCGCAAACTGGTGAAAGTCAAGTTCCTGCGAGCGGCCCGCGGGAGCCAAGAGACCGACGAGCTGGCCGAAGAACTGGCTGAGATGGTGAACGCCGAACTGGTCGAAACGCGGGGTAACACAGCCGTTCTTACATGA
- a CDS encoding mechanosensitive ion channel family protein — protein MTATAPSGAGTPLGDLLTNVGVPAGGTIGAALTFVISLLLVYAVGKLILLPLFGRMLTSRGLETHARRPLKKIAHIVMVFLAVSVAFGLAGFGNFLTSLATIAAAATLAVGFAMQDVLKNFVAGVFIFTDKPFKIGDWIEWEEYSGVVEDISFRVTRVRTFDNELLTVPNSTLTEDVVKNPVDGEKLRLQFLFGIGYDDDIDRATEIIIAEAENHPDVLDDPAPSVRLTELADSSVGLKSRIWISQPKRSDFVRTRAEYVKAVKQRFDEAGIDIPYPQRELSGDIEMAAPPEIVDASE, from the coding sequence ATGACTGCCACAGCGCCATCGGGAGCGGGGACGCCGCTCGGTGATCTGCTGACAAACGTTGGCGTTCCAGCGGGTGGTACAATCGGGGCGGCACTGACGTTCGTCATCTCATTGTTGCTAGTGTATGCGGTCGGCAAACTCATCCTGTTACCACTGTTCGGTCGCATGCTGACCAGCCGTGGTCTCGAAACACACGCCAGGCGACCGCTCAAAAAGATCGCCCACATCGTCATGGTGTTTCTCGCCGTCTCGGTTGCCTTCGGGCTGGCCGGTTTCGGCAACTTTCTCACCTCGCTGGCGACGATTGCAGCCGCAGCCACACTCGCGGTCGGCTTTGCGATGCAGGACGTGCTCAAGAACTTCGTTGCTGGCGTCTTCATCTTCACCGACAAGCCGTTCAAGATCGGCGACTGGATCGAGTGGGAAGAGTACTCCGGTGTCGTCGAAGACATCAGTTTTCGGGTCACTCGCGTGCGGACGTTCGACAACGAACTGCTGACAGTGCCGAACTCGACGCTCACCGAGGACGTGGTGAAAAACCCCGTCGACGGCGAGAAACTCCGACTCCAATTCCTGTTCGGGATCGGCTACGATGACGACATCGACAGGGCCACAGAAATCATTATTGCGGAGGCCGAAAACCATCCCGATGTTCTCGACGACCCAGCGCCATCGGTTCGGTTGACCGAGTTAGCCGACTCGTCTGTCGGTCTCAAGTCGCGGATCTGGATCAGCCAGCCGAAGCGGTCGGACTTCGTGCGGACCCGCGCCGAGTACGTCAAGGCTGTCAAACAGCGGTTCGACGAGGCGGGCATCGACATCCCGTACCCACAGCGGGAACTCTCCGGCGACATCGAGATGGCCGCCCCGCCAGAAATCGTCGACGCCTCGGAGTAA
- a CDS encoding lactate utilization protein, whose translation MSQEKSTYAADTEIDTTLDELPDDETLDATVENLRANGFEVVVADSSTEALEAVQSQIPDGVSVMNGHSTTLEEIGFVEYLSEADHGWESLADEIWGIDDDAERQAARRQSQTADYFLGGINAIAQTGELVAADRSGSRIGAYPFAASNVVIVSGANKIVSTLSDALDRLESVAYPLENERAKEAYGVESEIAKQLIFRQELDEGRTTVVLVREQLGY comes from the coding sequence ATGTCCCAAGAGAAATCCACCTACGCGGCTGATACCGAAATCGACACAACGCTCGACGAACTGCCGGACGACGAGACGCTCGACGCGACCGTCGAAAACCTGCGGGCCAACGGCTTCGAGGTTGTCGTTGCCGACTCGTCCACAGAAGCCCTTGAGGCAGTACAGTCGCAGATCCCCGACGGCGTCTCGGTGATGAACGGTCACTCGACGACGCTCGAAGAGATTGGCTTCGTCGAGTATCTCTCGGAGGCCGACCACGGATGGGAGAGTCTGGCCGACGAAATCTGGGGTATTGACGATGACGCAGAGCGTCAAGCCGCTCGTCGACAGTCCCAGACTGCTGACTACTTCCTCGGCGGGATCAACGCCATCGCCCAGACTGGCGAACTCGTGGCGGCCGACCGCTCCGGCAGTCGGATCGGTGCCTATCCGTTCGCTGCGAGCAACGTCGTCATTGTCAGTGGCGCGAACAAGATCGTGTCGACGCTTTCGGATGCGCTTGATCGGCTCGAATCGGTGGCCTATCCGCTCGAAAACGAACGAGCGAAAGAGGCCTACGGAGTTGAGTCGGAGATCGCCAAACAACTCATCTTCCGACAGGAACTCGACGAGGGCCGAACGACAGTTGTACTGGTCCGCGAGCAGTTAGGGTACTAA
- a CDS encoding VOC family protein — translation MTTHTNPDALPQATHLGRTALRVTDVDEMTEFYRDVVGLSVLNHSETRSVLGSADTPLLVLEGDETAPERHRSGAGLFHNAFRVPSREALGDALARVQNHWQLAGASDHGVSEALYLTDPAGNGIEIYRDYPREQWPRSDDGTIQMGTYRLDLDPVKAAATGQSTVPAGTDVGHVHLEVSSLAAFSEFYVDLIGFELQASMPEARFVSAGGYHHHLGANTWNQRSGPVDGSGLSWFELVVPDTASLAEIRDRTADSGYPVTETDEGFSVSGPDEIEVRFRV, via the coding sequence ATGACTACCCACACGAATCCGGACGCGCTCCCGCAGGCAACGCATCTTGGACGGACCGCCCTCCGTGTTACCGACGTCGACGAGATGACCGAGTTCTATCGGGATGTTGTCGGACTCAGTGTGCTAAACCACTCCGAGACGCGTTCGGTGCTCGGGAGTGCGGACACACCGCTGCTCGTCTTGGAAGGCGATGAAACCGCCCCCGAACGACACCGCTCGGGTGCGGGGCTTTTCCACAACGCGTTCAGAGTTCCCTCGCGCGAGGCGCTGGGTGATGCGTTGGCCCGAGTGCAGAATCACTGGCAACTCGCCGGCGCATCCGATCACGGCGTCAGTGAGGCGCTGTATCTGACTGACCCGGCGGGCAATGGTATCGAGATCTACCGAGATTACCCGCGTGAGCAGTGGCCTCGCAGCGACGACGGGACGATTCAGATGGGTACCTACCGCCTCGATCTTGACCCGGTGAAAGCCGCAGCCACGGGCCAGTCGACGGTCCCTGCTGGGACGGATGTCGGACACGTCCATCTCGAAGTCTCCTCGCTTGCTGCGTTCAGCGAGTTCTACGTGGATCTCATCGGCTTTGAGCTGCAAGCGTCGATGCCCGAGGCACGCTTCGTCTCGGCCGGTGGCTATCACCACCATCTCGGCGCAAACACGTGGAATCAGCGCTCGGGGCCAGTCGACGGCAGCGGGTTGTCGTGGTTCGAACTGGTAGTTCCCGACACAGCATCCCTCGCGGAGATCCGAGACCGAACGGCGGACAGTGGGTATCCGGTAACTGAGACGGACGAGGGGTTCTCGGTCAGCGGGCCGGACGAGATCGAGGTACGGTTCCGCGTCTGA
- a CDS encoding ABC transporter permease, with the protein MAEQGLGQRLRAWLRNQRLTIAKRELWVLGREKTIILALVIQLFVAGFSGFLVVGLVSLYDPGSVDGYQIEAAVTGDASEEMLTALDEEDAISGTAYNSSAAAFEAFDERRAQAVFETSVQNDRIDVVLTAPEGSIETTLVVSESQSALRALERQQRVDRSASLSVVPLELPPDRGGNPYFDFTYTILLPLLVFLPVFISGSIAVDSITEEVDRGTLELLRVAPVSLTQIVDGKALAMIAIAPLQAMTWLALLSLNGVSIANGGWLFGLVTASTVIVVAFAVATALLASDRRSAQLLFSVGVLLLFAAASFLPSAPANMAALLAIGSATTTTFAAVGGYALVAVIAAVGVRWLAGQVDPNGL; encoded by the coding sequence ATGGCTGAGCAGGGTCTCGGCCAGCGATTGCGAGCATGGCTCCGCAACCAGCGGCTCACGATTGCCAAACGAGAGCTGTGGGTACTCGGCCGCGAGAAGACCATCATCCTCGCGCTGGTGATCCAGCTGTTCGTCGCTGGCTTCTCGGGATTCCTCGTCGTCGGGCTCGTCTCGCTGTACGATCCGGGAAGCGTCGACGGCTACCAGATCGAGGCCGCCGTGACCGGCGACGCGAGCGAGGAGATGCTGACGGCGCTGGACGAGGAAGATGCGATCAGCGGGACCGCATACAACTCCTCGGCGGCCGCGTTCGAAGCCTTCGACGAGAGGCGGGCACAGGCGGTGTTCGAAACATCGGTCCAGAACGACCGGATCGACGTGGTGTTGACCGCCCCAGAGGGATCAATCGAAACGACGCTTGTGGTCTCCGAGAGCCAAAGCGCCCTCCGGGCGCTCGAACGCCAACAGCGAGTCGACCGGTCGGCGTCGCTCTCAGTGGTCCCGCTCGAACTCCCACCGGACCGCGGCGGCAACCCGTACTTTGATTTCACCTACACCATCCTGCTGCCACTGCTGGTGTTTTTGCCGGTGTTTATCAGTGGCTCTATCGCCGTCGACTCGATCACCGAGGAGGTCGACCGCGGCACCCTTGAGTTGCTTCGGGTCGCGCCGGTCTCGCTGACCCAAATTGTCGACGGCAAAGCCCTCGCCATGATCGCCATCGCCCCGCTGCAGGCGATGACGTGGCTGGCGTTGCTCTCGCTGAACGGCGTGAGTATCGCCAACGGCGGCTGGCTGTTTGGGCTCGTGACCGCCTCGACGGTGATCGTGGTCGCCTTCGCGGTCGCCACCGCGCTGCTGGCGTCGGATCGTCGGTCGGCACAACTGCTGTTTTCGGTCGGTGTGCTGCTACTGTTCGCGGCGGCCTCGTTCCTCCCCAGCGCCCCGGCGAACATGGCGGCACTGCTGGCGATTGGGAGTGCGACCACCACAACGTTCGCGGCTGTCGGTGGCTACGCGCTGGTGGCGGTTATCGCGGCTGTTGGAGTCCGGTGGCTGGCGGGGCAGGTCGACCCCAACGGGTTGTGA
- a CDS encoding ABC transporter permease family protein → MGSTSLDRQTVVIAVVLLLFAGGVAGAGLVFGLGELSPTQDIYRVGVEADSPYHDVVDRHPALAPREPDREKLTTGELDLIVSPSGGSNTVSLAVGGVSEGAVDVGALSPSTVSVAHAPTEKGTAALTAFRSAVQGYNDRLMALESNATAAYPVNVRLQYRTQESLVTGGQNRRVDGGDSTQGSTDDDSGSTDAEGSTDSSTDGEDGSTGSDEGSTGSDDPNRDSRQDDPELADDDRSLLDRLLGSGSASGSPAEISPPFPFQSLVLAFVFLVPMNFIIQAYGGTILNERINRRGELLLVAPIKRLDIVAGKTLPYLVAAVVAISGVSYGVDGGILSVAAVLPVALAFLASTFVGAMFARSFKELTFVTVTVSVALTSYVFVPAIFTNVTPIALISPLSIVVMELQGETVGLGGYIFSTAPFYLGSAILFLLGVGVYREEDMFTQKPVPLKFLDAIDARLRGPKSVAVASALTIPFVFIAELLAIAVLFVMPVDLSVPLILVVIAAIEEVAKSIHIYAGFESDRFGRSTKMALLLGGLSGLGFFVGEKFTVIAQVVGLPELVLGQATLTPSGVTPSATAVLFFAPLVLHAVTAAISALGAKKNLRWYLLAMLVATVVHAAYNFGVVSIYG, encoded by the coding sequence ATGGGGTCGACGAGTCTCGACCGCCAGACAGTGGTGATCGCAGTCGTCCTCCTGCTGTTTGCCGGTGGGGTCGCCGGTGCGGGTCTCGTCTTCGGTCTCGGGGAACTCTCGCCGACCCAAGACATCTATCGTGTCGGCGTTGAGGCCGACAGCCCCTACCATGACGTGGTCGACCGCCACCCCGCACTCGCCCCACGGGAACCCGACCGCGAGAAACTCACAACCGGCGAACTCGATCTCATCGTCTCTCCATCGGGCGGCAGTAACACCGTCTCGCTTGCCGTCGGGGGAGTCAGCGAGGGAGCGGTCGACGTCGGCGCGCTCAGCCCGTCGACGGTGTCTGTCGCCCACGCACCCACTGAAAAGGGAACCGCGGCACTCACCGCCTTCAGATCGGCTGTGCAGGGGTACAACGACCGGCTGATGGCACTCGAATCCAACGCGACTGCCGCCTACCCGGTGAACGTTCGACTCCAGTACAGAACCCAAGAGTCACTCGTCACGGGTGGGCAAAACCGGCGTGTCGACGGTGGCGACAGCACACAGGGGTCGACTGACGACGACAGTGGGAGCACGGATGCCGAAGGGAGTACCGACTCGTCGACCGATGGCGAAGATGGGTCGACCGGCAGCGATGAGGGGTCGACTGGGAGCGACGACCCGAACCGAGACAGTCGACAGGACGATCCCGAGTTGGCTGATGACGACAGATCGCTGCTTGATCGGCTACTCGGCAGCGGCTCCGCAAGCGGCTCACCGGCCGAGATCAGCCCGCCGTTCCCGTTTCAGTCCCTCGTGTTGGCGTTCGTCTTCCTCGTGCCGATGAACTTCATTATCCAAGCCTACGGCGGGACGATCCTCAACGAGCGGATCAACCGCCGCGGTGAACTCCTGTTGGTCGCACCTATCAAGCGACTGGATATCGTCGCCGGCAAAACCCTACCGTATCTCGTGGCGGCAGTCGTCGCCATCAGTGGGGTCAGTTACGGCGTCGACGGGGGTATCCTCTCGGTGGCGGCCGTCCTCCCGGTTGCGCTGGCGTTCCTCGCGTCGACGTTCGTCGGCGCGATGTTCGCCCGCTCGTTTAAGGAACTCACCTTCGTCACCGTCACCGTCTCGGTGGCGCTGACGAGCTACGTCTTCGTCCCGGCGATCTTCACGAACGTCACGCCAATCGCGCTCATCTCGCCGCTCTCGATTGTCGTGATGGAGCTTCAGGGCGAAACGGTCGGTCTCGGAGGGTACATCTTCTCGACTGCACCCTTCTATCTCGGCTCTGCGATCCTCTTTCTGCTCGGGGTCGGCGTCTACCGCGAGGAGGATATGTTCACCCAGAAGCCGGTGCCGCTCAAGTTCCTCGATGCAATCGATGCCCGGCTTCGCGGGCCAAAATCGGTCGCGGTCGCCTCGGCGCTGACGATCCCGTTTGTCTTCATCGCCGAACTGCTGGCGATTGCGGTGCTGTTCGTCATGCCGGTCGACCTCTCGGTGCCGCTGATTCTCGTGGTCATCGCGGCCATCGAGGAAGTCGCCAAAAGTATCCACATCTACGCCGGCTTCGAGAGTGATCGGTTCGGTCGGTCGACGAAGATGGCCCTGCTGTTGGGCGGACTTTCGGGGCTCGGCTTCTTCGTCGGCGAGAAGTTCACCGTCATCGCGCAGGTGGTTGGGCTCCCGGAACTCGTGTTGGGACAGGCAACGCTGACGCCTTCGGGGGTGACACCGTCGGCGACAGCGGTGCTCTTCTTTGCGCCGCTGGTGTTGCACGCCGTGACGGCGGCCATCTCCGCGCTAGGTGCAAAGAAGAATCTGCGGTGGTATCTCCTCGCCATGCTGGTGGCGACGGTGGTTCACGCTGCCTACAACTTCGGGGTGGTGAGCATCTATGGCTGA
- a CDS encoding ABC transporter ATP-binding protein: MIRVSGLRKTYGDFAAVVDSSFEVETGEIFGVVGPNGAGKTTTLKMLAGLIEPTTGSAEVAGFDAEDSAMRHRLGFLPEESPLYEDMTPKSYLRFFADLYDVPRSTANDRIAETLDRLELEYRDRRIGDMSKGMKRKVAIARSLINDPDVLIYDEPASGLDPLTTNSVLEFTRELRDDDKTVIFSAHNLYHVESVCDRIIIMNEGRIVARGTVDDIRAEYGETTYHVYTDIDLPETEPTSDGRRRAIVDTMDAVESLQDDAETAGGSVVDIRTHEPSLEELFLDITGRQMAGARTATATETEPPVEEPPVEPEEPQ; encoded by the coding sequence ATGATACGGGTCTCGGGCTTACGGAAGACCTACGGTGATTTTGCCGCCGTCGTCGACAGCTCCTTCGAAGTCGAAACGGGCGAAATCTTCGGCGTCGTCGGGCCGAACGGGGCTGGAAAGACGACGACGTTAAAAATGCTCGCCGGGCTGATCGAGCCGACGACGGGCAGCGCCGAAGTCGCGGGGTTCGACGCCGAGGACTCGGCGATGCGCCACCGCCTCGGCTTTCTGCCCGAGGAATCGCCCTTATACGAGGATATGACCCCCAAATCATACCTCCGCTTTTTTGCCGATTTATATGATGTGCCACGGTCGACGGCCAACGACCGAATCGCCGAAACCCTCGACCGACTCGAACTGGAGTACCGCGACCGACGCATCGGCGACATGTCGAAAGGGATGAAACGCAAGGTCGCCATCGCCCGCTCGCTGATCAATGATCCTGACGTCCTGATCTACGACGAGCCGGCAAGTGGACTCGATCCCCTCACCACGAACTCGGTGCTCGAATTCACCCGCGAACTCCGGGACGATGACAAGACGGTGATCTTCAGCGCTCACAACCTCTACCACGTCGAGAGCGTCTGCGACCGGATCATTATCATGAACGAGGGGCGGATCGTCGCTCGGGGGACGGTCGACGACATCCGCGCAGAGTACGGCGAGACGACCTACCACGTGTATACGGATATCGATCTCCCCGAAACAGAACCCACGAGCGATGGTCGACGGCGAGCGATAGTCGACACGATGGACGCGGTCGAATCACTGCAGGACGACGCCGAAACTGCGGGTGGCTCGGTCGTCGACATCCGAACCCACGAGCCGAGCCTCGAAGAGCTGTTCTTGGACATCACGGGTCGACAGATGGCCGGAGCACGAACCGCGACCGCCACCGAAACAGAACCACCAGTCGAAGAGCCACCAGTTGAACCGGAGGAGCCACAGTGA
- a CDS encoding flavin reductase family protein — MTTRDGTPDEFGSAYRLLSTAVTPRPIGWISTTSTEGVDNLAPYSFFNVVAVDPPVVMFAPVGSGELKDTPRNVRETEQFVVNTVTRELVEQMNATSATLGPGESEFDAVEIDRADSVLVDPPRVAAAKVAFECDLYDWIEVGGSVLILGEVVHAHVDDSALTEGKLDIEKLDTVGRLAGSQYASTADRFAFDRPD; from the coding sequence GTGACGACTCGCGATGGAACCCCCGACGAGTTCGGCTCTGCCTATCGACTGCTGTCGACCGCCGTTACCCCGCGCCCAATCGGCTGGATCAGCACCACGAGCACCGAGGGCGTCGACAACCTCGCGCCGTACAGCTTTTTTAACGTCGTCGCCGTCGACCCGCCGGTCGTGATGTTCGCGCCGGTCGGCAGTGGCGAGTTAAAAGATACGCCGCGGAACGTCCGGGAGACCGAACAGTTCGTCGTCAACACGGTGACACGGGAGCTGGTCGAGCAGATGAACGCCACGAGCGCGACGCTCGGACCGGGCGAAAGCGAGTTCGATGCGGTTGAGATCGACCGAGCCGACTCCGTGTTGGTCGACCCGCCTCGCGTCGCCGCCGCGAAGGTCGCCTTCGAGTGCGACCTCTACGACTGGATCGAGGTCGGCGGCAGCGTCCTCATTCTCGGCGAGGTCGTCCATGCCCACGTCGACGACAGTGCCCTCACCGAGGGAAAACTCGACATCGAGAAACTCGACACGGTGGGTCGACTGGCCGGAAGTCAGTACGCCTCAACCGCGGATCGGTTCGCGTTCGACCGCCCCGATTGA
- a CDS encoding DUF429 domain-containing protein: protein MTDQRLAGESTGRVVGVDGCAGGWFAVWTEPDEHGFESGLYVDISALFEAHGDADRLLVDIPIGLESSTARDCDRIARRRLGARGTSVFPAPCRAVVEYRQQEGEAATYERANEMQREQLNSGISRQAWNITPKIAAMDTYLRADSPAVDVYESHPELCFAALNDGYPIPQPKSSQRGRAARFGVFAEWTAGWQSCYEDALAAYYRKDVARDDIVDAMILCAAGQQPLASVPAEPPVDKRGVPMQIVAPAIEPSWAQYTTLAER from the coding sequence ATGACTGACCAGCGACTGGCAGGCGAGTCGACGGGTCGGGTCGTCGGCGTCGACGGCTGTGCCGGTGGCTGGTTCGCAGTCTGGACCGAGCCGGACGAGCACGGATTTGAGAGTGGCCTCTACGTCGACATTTCGGCGCTGTTTGAGGCCCACGGTGATGCCGACCGTCTGCTCGTCGACATTCCGATTGGGCTCGAATCGTCGACCGCTCGGGACTGCGACCGGATCGCTCGGCGTCGACTCGGCGCGCGTGGAACCTCTGTGTTTCCGGCTCCCTGCCGAGCTGTTGTCGAATACCGCCAGCAGGAGGGCGAGGCGGCCACCTACGAGCGGGCGAACGAGATGCAGCGCGAGCAACTCAACTCGGGGATCTCGCGGCAGGCATGGAACATCACGCCGAAGATTGCGGCGATGGATACGTATCTACGAGCGGATTCTCCGGCAGTCGACGTCTACGAGAGCCACCCGGAGCTTTGTTTTGCGGCCCTTAACGACGGCTACCCCATTCCCCAGCCGAAATCCAGTCAGCGGGGCCGTGCGGCGCGGTTCGGGGTGTTTGCTGAGTGGACTGCGGGCTGGCAGTCGTGTTACGAGGACGCGCTTGCGGCGTACTATCGGAAGGATGTCGCCCGAGATGATATCGTCGACGCGATGATCCTGTGTGCTGCTGGCCAGCAGCCGCTGGCGTCAGTGCCGGCAGAGCCGCCGGTCGACAAGCGTGGGGTACCGATGCAGATCGTCGCTCCAGCAATCGAGCCTTCGTGGGCACAGTACACCACGCTTGCTGAGCGGTGA